GCTGCGTACGACACTCGTCGACCACCTGCGCAGTTTTGTCCCCACCGCGTACGCCGTCCCCGCATTCGCCTCAGCCGTCCCCGCCGCCGGACCCTGCTACGCCCTGGCCGACGGGAGCGCTGCGGTCGGCAAGGCCGCCGGCAGAACCCGCCGCTCCGGCACCGGCACGACCACCGCCCGCCGCCCCGCCGACAGCGACAGCCGTCGCATGATGGACCTCGTCGAACGAGCCCAGGCGGGCGAGGCCGACGCCTTCGGCCGCCTCTACGACCAGTACGCCGACACCGTCTACCGGTACATCTACTACCGCGTCGGCGGCCGCGCCACGGCCGAGGACCTCACCAGCGAGACCTTTCTGCGGGCCCTGCGCCGCATCGGCACCTTCACCTGGCAGGGCCGCGACTTCGGCGCCTGGCTCGTGACGATCGCCCGCAACCTCGTCGCCGACCACTTCAAGTCCTCCCGCTTCCGCCTGGAAGTCACCACAGGAGAGATGCTCGACGCCAACGAGGTCGAGCGCAGCCCCGAGGACTCGGTCCTCGAATCCCTCTCCAACGCCGCCCTGCTGGAGGCGGTACGCAAGCTCAACCCCCAGCAGCAGGAGTGCGTCACGCTGCGCTTCCTGCAGGGCCTCTCGGTCGCCGAGACCGCCCGCGTCATGGGCAAGAACGAGGGCGCGATCAAGACCCTCCAGTACCGCGCGGTACGCACCCTGGCGCGGCTGCTCCCCGAAGACGCCCGCTGACCCGCCGACCCGCCCCCTGTCCGCAGATTCCGCTGACCGGTGCCGTGCCGCATCCGCTCACCCTTGGTGACCTTCCCTACCCGGTCGGTCAGATCATCGTGAGTGCGTAACCCGAGTGCCGCGCCGCTCGTTGTGCGGGATGCAGGCTCCATGCGGTCATGCCTTGCCCGCTGCCTCTCACTCGATCGAGTGGTCGCGGACAACGGCTTGCAACCGTCCGGTCCGTCTGGACAGTCAAAGCCAGTCCGGGGAGTCGAGCGGGATGACGAGAGGAGGTGCCGCCCGTGATCGCGAATGTCTCGGTGCACCGGCGGGCCAACGCCTTCGCCCAGACCCTTGAGGAGCAGGTCCTCGAGGGCACGGCGACCGAGGACCAGGTCGAAGATCCGGCCCAAGCGCCGGGCGAAGCACGGCTGTTGGCGGTCGCCGACGGCCTCGGGAAACTCCCGAGGCCGGAGATGGCAGCCGAGGTCAAGACTGTCCAGCGCGCCCAGCTCATCGCCGCGATGGAGTCCGCCTTCGCCGAAGGCGCTCCGTCCGACGGTGCCAGGGTGCCCGAGCAGCGCGAACACCGGGGCGCGCACCGCGCCACGAAATCCATCGGCAGGCTGCGTCCGCGCTCCCGCCTCACCAAGGGCCTGGCGGCCGGCGGGCTGACGGTCGGCGTCGCCGCCGGGGCGTTCACCGGCGTCGCCGCGGCCAGCTCCGACGCGCTGCCCGGCGACTCCCTCTACGGCCTCAAGCGCGGCATGGAGGACCTGAAGCTCGGCATGGCCGACGACGACTCCGACCGCGGCCGGCTCTACCTCGACCAGGCCGCCATCCGGATGATGGAGGCGCGCCGCCTGATGGAGCGCGCCCGGGTCGCCGACCTCGACCACGAAGCGCTCGGCGAGGTCCGCAAGGCACTCGCCGGCGTCACCCACGATGCGGGCGAGGGCCACCGCCTGCTGCACCAGGCCTACGAGCGCGACGGCTCGCTCGACCCCATCCAGGCGCTGAACTCCTTCACCAAGTCCCACCGCCGCACCTGGTCGCAGTTGCGCGACAAGCTCCCGGTGCAGCTGATGGACGTCCGTGACAAGGTCAGTTCGGTCTTCGACGCCATAGACAAAGAGGTCGGTCCGCTCCGCCCGCTGCTGCCGCCCACCCCGGAAAGCCGTAGCCACCACCGCAACACGCCCGCCTCCGCGGGCACCGGCTCCCGGTCCGACGGGCACCCCGCCCCGTCCGGCAGCAGGTCCGCCCCCGGCAAACACGCCGGTGGTTCGCACGCCCCCCGCCCGTCGACCTCACCGTCCCAGGAGGACGGCCTGCTCGGAGGCAATACGGGCGGCCTGCTCGACCCGCCGTCCAAGAGCGGCAGCGCGTCCCCGCACGACCGCGGCCACCAGCACCGCGGCCGGGACACCGGCGGCCAGCCCGATGTCACTCTCCCGCCGCTGATCCCGGGGCTGCTTCCCGGCCTGGGCATCGACGGCGAGGATCTCCCGAAGTAGCACAGCAGCGAAGCAGTCCCTCCGGCGCTCGGTGTTCTCTGGTCCTTCCCTCAGAAGAACACCGAGCGTCGCTGTACCAGCAGCTTGTAGAGGGTGTGCTGAATCGTTTCCCGCACCTGGTCGGTCAGGTTGAACATCAGCATCGGATCGTCCGCCGCCTCCGGCGGATAGCCAGCCGTCGGGATCGGCTCGCCGAACTGGATCGTCCACTTCGTCGGCAGCGGCACCGCGCCCAGCGGCCCCAGCCACGGGAAGGTCGGCGTGAGGGGGAAGTACGGCAGCCCCAGCACCCGCGCCAGCGTCTTGGCGTTCCCGATCATCGGGTAGATCTCCTCGGCGCCCACGATCGAGCACGGCACGATCGGCACCCCGGCCTTCAGCGCCGTCGAGACGAAGCCGCCGCGCCCGAACCGCTGCAGCTTGTAGCGGTCCGAGAAGGGCTTGCCGATGCCCTTGAAGCCCTCCGGCATCACTCCGACGATCTCGCCGCGCTCCAGCAGCCGCTGGGCGTCCTCCGCACAGGCCAGGGTGTGCCCGGCCTTGCGCGCCAGCTCGTTTATCACCGGCAGGACGAACACCAAATCGGCCGCCAGCAGTCGCAGGTGACGCTGCGCCGGGTGGTTGTCGTGCACCCCGACCTGCAGCATCAGACCGTCCAGCGGCAGCGTCCCGGAGTGATTGGCGACGATCAGCGCCCCGCCGTCGGAGGGGATGTTCTCGACACCCTTCACCTCTACCCGGAAGTACTTCTCGTAGAAGGGCCGCAGCAGCGACATCAGGACCTGGTCGGTCAGCTCCTCGTCGTACCCGAAGTCGTCGACCTCGTAGTCGCCGGTGATGCGCCGGCGCAGGAAGGCCAGCCCGCCCGCGATCCGCTCCTCCAGGGACCGCCCGGGGTTCGGCCGCGGCACCGCTGCCGGAGGGTGCTCGGTCCGGGCCTCGGGCACCGGCGCCAGCGCCGTGCCGTGCCCCGTGCGCCCGGCCCTCCTGGCCTTCCTGCGCGCCCGGGGCTCCTCGCCGAAGGGGATGACCTTGGCGTCCGCCATCGTGGATGAACTCCTCACTGGGTCGGGCCACCGCGGGCCGGCAGCGCCTCGGCGATCCGGTCGACGGTGCGGGCGACGGACTCGGGCGGCAGCAGCCCGGGTCCACGGCTGCGGGCGAATTCCGCGAAGGTCTCCGCCGTCGTGTACTTCGGATGGAATCCCAGTGTCTCGCGCATCTGCGTCGTTTCCACGACCCTGCCGTGCGTGAGCAGCCGGATCTGTTCCGGCGAGAAGTCCGAGATGCCGATGGACCGCAGCGCCGTACCGGCCCAGGTGACGGTCGGCAGCAGCAGCGGGACGGTGGGCCGCCCCAGCCGCCGGGAGGTCTGCGACAGCAGCAGGACGCCGTCCCCGGCGATGTTGAAGGTGCCGCTGTTGAGCGTCCCGCGGCGCGGCGCGGCGGCGGCGATCCGCAGCACCTCGATGGCGTCACCCTCGTGGACGAACTGCAGTCGCGGGTCATAGCCGAGGACGGTGGGCCACACCGGCAGCGAGAAGTACTCGGCGAGCGGGGAATCCGCGCACGGCCCGAGGATGTTGGCGAAGCGCAGCACGCACACCGCCACATCGGGCCGGCGCCGGGCGAAGCCGCGGACATACCCCTCGACCTCGACGACGTCCTTGGCGAAGCCGCCGCTGGGCAGCGACTTCGGCGTGGTGGTTTCCGTGAAGACGGCGGGGTCGCGGGGCGCGGAGCCATAGACGCTGGTGCTGGACTTGATGACCAGGCGCTGCACGTTCGGGGCCTTCTGGCAGGCGCCGAGCAGCTGCATCGTCCCGATGACGTTGGTTTCCTTCACCGAGGCGCGGCCGCCGCGCTTGCTCAACGGCGTGCCATTGATATCCATGTGGACGACCGTGTCGACGCCCGTCTCGGCCAGGACCCTGGCAATGGCCGGATGCCGGATATCGGCCTTACGGAATTCGGCGCCGCCCAGATGGTGTTCCGGTGCCACGGCGTCGACCCCGATCACCCGGTCGACGTCGGGATCGCGCTGGATGCGGCGGACGAACCGGCCGCCCAGCTGCCGTGCGACTCCCGTGACGAGCACGACCTTGCCCAAGATCAGCCCTTCCTTACCCGCCGCGACCGCCGTGGCCGAGCTGTGCAGGCCACGCTATCGGGTAGGTGTTGCGCAGTGATGTCCGCGGGATGCCCGTGGCCACATTTCCGTCCGACCACCGTCCATACGGCCCACAACGCACCGCAGCCCCCGATCGCACCAAGGCGATGGGGGCTGCGAATTCGCGATCAGCGTCGCTTACTTCTTGTTACGACGCTGAACACGGGTGCGCTTGAGCAGCTTGCGGTGCTTCTTCTTAGCCATCCGCTTGCGCCGCTTCTTGATAACAGAGCCCACGACTACCCTCGCTCACTTCGAATCACTCGGTGCGGGGCGTCCGAGCCCACACTACCTACATCGGGCCAGCCTACCCGGCGACGGGCGAACGGCGTAATCCGAGGGTCGGCGAGGTCTCGTCAGGCTGATTCCACCCCCACAAAGGACTCCCGGAGATAGTCGTGAACCGCTTGCTCCGGAACCCGGAAAGACCTCCCCACCCGAATCGCGGGCAGATGGCCACTGTGCACCAAGCGGTACACGGTCATCTTCGACACCCGCATCACCGTGGCGACTTCCGCCACTGTCAGGAACACGACCTCGTTCAGAGGCCTCTGGTCTGCAGCCATGCCACACCTGCACCTTCCGCATAAGACGGTCACCGGCTTCCCCTCCGGTGACTCTTCGTCGCTATGCGCTCACTCCCCAGATTAGGGGCGGGTGATGCGAGTGGGGAAGAGGAGCAGCGAACAGCCCCCTATCGGGACAGATATGCACGATTGAGCACATAGTGCGCCAGGGGCTGGTAGTGCGCGCTCGGCACGCCGTCGTCGAGCGGCACCGCCACCGACACCCGCCCCTCGGCCTCACCGACGAACAGCGCCGGATCGTCCGCATCCGCCGGCCCGATCGCCTCGATGCCCAGCTGACCTGCCCCGCAGGCCCATCCGTGGTCCCCGATCACCAGACCCGGCGGCGGCCCGGCGGAGCCCCCCAAGGCCGCCAGAGCGGTCCGTACCGGGAGCGGTGAATGGGTGTGTACGCCCCCCGTC
This portion of the Streptomyces sp. 2114.4 genome encodes:
- a CDS encoding lysophospholipid acyltransferase family protein — encoded protein: MADAKVIPFGEEPRARRKARRAGRTGHGTALAPVPEARTEHPPAAVPRPNPGRSLEERIAGGLAFLRRRITGDYEVDDFGYDEELTDQVLMSLLRPFYEKYFRVEVKGVENIPSDGGALIVANHSGTLPLDGLMLQVGVHDNHPAQRHLRLLAADLVFVLPVINELARKAGHTLACAEDAQRLLERGEIVGVMPEGFKGIGKPFSDRYKLQRFGRGGFVSTALKAGVPIVPCSIVGAEEIYPMIGNAKTLARVLGLPYFPLTPTFPWLGPLGAVPLPTKWTIQFGEPIPTAGYPPEAADDPMLMFNLTDQVRETIQHTLYKLLVQRRSVFF
- a CDS encoding 30S ribosomal protein bS22, with product MGSVIKKRRKRMAKKKHRKLLKRTRVQRRNKK
- a CDS encoding helix-turn-helix domain-containing protein gives rise to the protein MAADQRPLNEVVFLTVAEVATVMRVSKMTVYRLVHSGHLPAIRVGRSFRVPEQAVHDYLRESFVGVESA
- a CDS encoding ECF subfamily RNA polymerase sigma factor, BldN family; its protein translation is MYPHVGVDASGLATLRTTLVDHLRSFVPTAYAVPAFASAVPAAGPCYALADGSAAVGKAAGRTRRSGTGTTTARRPADSDSRRMMDLVERAQAGEADAFGRLYDQYADTVYRYIYYRVGGRATAEDLTSETFLRALRRIGTFTWQGRDFGAWLVTIARNLVADHFKSSRFRLEVTTGEMLDANEVERSPEDSVLESLSNAALLEAVRKLNPQQQECVTLRFLQGLSVAETARVMGKNEGAIKTLQYRAVRTLARLLPEDAR
- a CDS encoding NAD-dependent epimerase/dehydratase family protein; amino-acid sequence: MGKVVLVTGVARQLGGRFVRRIQRDPDVDRVIGVDAVAPEHHLGGAEFRKADIRHPAIARVLAETGVDTVVHMDINGTPLSKRGGRASVKETNVIGTMQLLGACQKAPNVQRLVIKSSTSVYGSAPRDPAVFTETTTPKSLPSGGFAKDVVEVEGYVRGFARRRPDVAVCVLRFANILGPCADSPLAEYFSLPVWPTVLGYDPRLQFVHEGDAIEVLRIAAAAPRRGTLNSGTFNIAGDGVLLLSQTSRRLGRPTVPLLLPTVTWAGTALRSIGISDFSPEQIRLLTHGRVVETTQMRETLGFHPKYTTAETFAEFARSRGPGLLPPESVARTVDRIAEALPARGGPTQ
- a CDS encoding DUF5667 domain-containing protein; the encoded protein is MIANVSVHRRANAFAQTLEEQVLEGTATEDQVEDPAQAPGEARLLAVADGLGKLPRPEMAAEVKTVQRAQLIAAMESAFAEGAPSDGARVPEQREHRGAHRATKSIGRLRPRSRLTKGLAAGGLTVGVAAGAFTGVAAASSDALPGDSLYGLKRGMEDLKLGMADDDSDRGRLYLDQAAIRMMEARRLMERARVADLDHEALGEVRKALAGVTHDAGEGHRLLHQAYERDGSLDPIQALNSFTKSHRRTWSQLRDKLPVQLMDVRDKVSSVFDAIDKEVGPLRPLLPPTPESRSHHRNTPASAGTGSRSDGHPAPSGSRSAPGKHAGGSHAPRPSTSPSQEDGLLGGNTGGLLDPPSKSGSASPHDRGHQHRGRDTGGQPDVTLPPLIPGLLPGLGIDGEDLPK